GCCTGAGCGTCCACCCGTTCCAGGGCACGCTCGATCCCGTCTTCGGCCAAGGTGTCCGCGCCGGCGCGGCCATAGGCTCGCAGCCTGCGCTCCTCGTCCCGGCGGTGCCGGCCGAGGAGGTTGGAGGCAATGCCGTACAGCCAGGGCCGGGCATCGGCCCTGGTGACGTCGTAGCTCCCCCGGCGCTCGAAGGCGACCAGGAAGGTCGACGCCACCAGGTCATCCGCGATCTGCTGGCCCGCCCTGCGGGCGAGGTAGCGGTGGATCGCCGGGGCGTGCCGGTCGAACAGCTCGGCGAAGTCCGCCGGCACGTCGACCGAACGCGCGACGACCTGCGCGTCGGTCGCCGTCCGCTCCCGCTCGGCGCCGGCCGGCCGTTCCGGACCGGCCACCGCCTCGCGGGCTCCCGCCGCTCGGCCGGGCCGGGCGGGCCAGCCGCCCACGACGGCCGCGACATCTGCTCTGGCCCCGGTGTCTGCGCTCACATAGCTACTTGCCCGTTACGCCCCTTCGGGTTCACGGCGACGGGCGCCCCTTCCGAATCACGGGGCAGCGGGCAGGCGGCGACTATCCCTCGGAAACGAGCGGGCTGGAGGCGATCTCGGTGCCGTCGTCGAGCGCGGAGAGGCGGAAGTCCGCGAACACGTTCGGCGCGACCTCCCGCAGCGCCCGCAGGACCGCGACGGCGAGCTCGCGGATCTCGACGTCCGCGGACTCGCTGGCGCGCATCGCGATGAAGTGCCGCCAGGCGCGGTAGTTGCCGGTGACGACGATCCTGGTCTCGGTGGCGTTCGGCAGCACCGCACGGGCGGCCTGCCGGGCCTGCTTGCGCCGCGACGTGGGCGCCGCGACCTCGGCGAAGTGCTTCTCCAGGCCTTCCAGCAGCTTCGAGTAGGCGGCCAGGGACGCGGCCGTCGCCTCCTCGAAGATCGCGTGCAGCTCCGGGTCGGCGGCGATCACGTCCGGCTCGACCATCTCGGCGTCCCGCTCGGGCACGTAGCGCTGGGAGAGCTGGCTGTAGGAGAAGTGCCGGTGGCGGACCAGCTCGTGGGTGAGGCTGCGGGAGATGCCGGTGAAGTAGAGCGTGACGGTGCCGTGCTCGAGCACCGACAGGTGGCCCACCTCGAGGATGTGCCGCAGGTAGCCGGCGTTCGTCGCGGTCGCCGGGTTCGGCTTGCTCCAGCTCTGGTAGCAGGCCCGGCCCGCGAACTCGGCCAGCGCCTGGCCGCCGTCGGCGTCGGTCTCCCACGGCACGTCGGCCGGCGGGAGGAACTCCGTCCGCGCGATCACCTGAACTCGCACTGCCACCTCCACGACCGACCCACCCGTTGCCGATCCACCGTAACCGCCGCCTACGACACCCGGACCCGGGCCCGGACCAGTACGCGGACCTGTAACCGGTACCTGGTCGGACCGGGCCGAGGGAGGCAATGCGTCAGGGCGTCCAGGTCTCCGGGTCGGCGGGGGCCTGGTCGCCGGTGGCCATGTCCTTGACCTCGTGGTCGCGGCCGTCCTCGAACGGGGGGAACCACACCGCGCCGATGCCCTTGCGGGAGGCGTAGCGGATCTGCTTGGCGAGCTTGTCGGCCTGGTGGTAGGTCTCCACCTTCAGGCCGCGGGCACGCAGCCGGGCGGCCGTCGCGACCGCGGCGCGCCGGCGCTCGTCGCTCGGGATGACGACCAGGACGTCCGCGGGGCTCGCCGGGCCGGGCGTGATCAGGCCCTCGGCGACGAGCTTGGCGAAGATCCGCGTGAGGCCGATGGAGATGCCGACGCCGGGCAGGCTGCGCCGGATGAACGAGCCAGCCAGGTCGTCGTAGCGGCCGCCGGAGCAGATGCTGCCGAAGCCGGGCCAGTCGACGAACTTCGCCTCGTAGACCGTGCCCGTGTAGTAGTCCAGCCCGCGGGCGATCGACAGGTCGGCGACGACGCTGCCCGCCGGCAGGTCGGCGAGCTCGTCGAGGACGAACGACAGCTCGTCCAGGCCCTCGGAGAGCAGGTCGGACTTGACGCCCAGCCGGCCGACCGCCTCGATGACGCCGGCCGACCCGTCGGCCTTGACCGCCGCCAGGTCGAGCACCGCGCGGGCCTGCGTGGCGGACAGGCCCACCGTCCCGACGAGCAGCTTCTCGACGCCGTCCGCGCCGATCTTGTCGAGCTTGTCCGCGACCCGGATCACCGCCACCGGGTCGTCGATCCCGAGGCCCTCGTAGAAGCCCTGCAGCAGCTTGCGGTTGTTGACGTTCAGCGTCCAGGCCGGCACCCCGAGGTCGGTGAGCACCTCGTGGACGATGCGCGGCAGCTCGGCGTCGAAGTAGAGCGGCACCTGGTCGACGTTGATGACGTCGATGTCGCACTGGGTGAACTCGCGGAACCGGCCCTCCTGCGGCCGCTCGCCTCGCCAGACCCGCTGGATCTGGTAGCGGCGGAACGGGAAGGCCAGCTCGTTGAAGTGCGCGGCGACGTAGCGGGCGAACGGCACCGTCAGGTCGAAGTGCAGCCCCAGCCGGCCGCTGTCGTCGCCCGTCTCGGCCTGCAGCCGGCGCAGCGCGTAGACCTCCTGGGAGGTCTCGCCCTTCGCGGCGAGCACGTCGAGCGACTCGACCGACGGCGTCTCGACCGAGCAGAAGCCGTAGCGCTCGAAGGTCGCGCGGATCCGGTCGAGCCAGTTCTGCTCCACGGCCCGCACGCCGGGCAGCCATTCGGGGAAGCCACTGATCGGGACGGGCCTGACGATCGGGACATCGCTCATCGCGGCGGAACCTGACCTCTCACATCGACTCGGATGGGTGGGAGACGACACACGGCATGGATCGCCGTGGTCGATCACCGATGTCGGGAGAGGTACACGCTGCGCACTCTACCGGTTGCCGATGATCAGTCACGGGTCGAGCCACGGCGACGGGACGCCAACGGACGGTCGACGGGCGGTGGCCGGGAGTCCCTGTCAACGTCGCGCACCCGACGGCTGGCCACATGTGGTCCCGAAGCGGATAGGTTTCTGGCCGTGCGCGCACGACGAGGGGGCTCATCCGGGCTGTCCGGTATGTCCGGCGACGGCACGGTGTTCGGCATCGACCTCGGCACCACGTTCAGCTGCCTGGCCCGGGTCTCCCCCGCCGGCGAGGCAGAGATCGTGCCGCTGCTCGACGGCTCGATGACCCTGCCCAGCGTCGTGCTGTTCGTCGGCCCCGACGACTACATCACCGGCGAGACCGCCCGCCAGCTCTCCCGCGCGCGGCCGGACGACGTGTGCTCGCTGGTCAAGCGGAAGATGGGCGAGGGCGACTGGCGGTTCGTGCCGGCCACAGCGCCGCCGGGAACGGCCTGGTCCGCCCCGGCGATCAGCGGCCTCATCCTGGCGGCGCTGATCTCGGACGCGGAGCTCACCGGCGGCGAGCCGGTCCGCGACGTCGTCATCACCGTCCCGGCCTACTTCGGCGACGAGGAACGGCGGGCCACGGTGCTCGCCGGCGAGTACGCCGGGCTGAACGTCATCGACGTCATCAACGAGCCGACCGCCGCCGCGCTCTCCTATGGTTTCGCCCGTTTCGAGGTCGGCAACCGGCGCACCCTCGCGGGTCCCGGCGCCGCCGACGAGGAGGTCGCGCTCGTCTACGACCTGGGCGGTGGCACGTTCGACGTGACGATCGTCGAGCTCGCCGACCGCCGGGTCTCCGTCGTCGCGATCGACGGCGACCACCAGCTCGGCGGCGCCGACTGGGACGAGAAGCTGGTGCTGCACCTGGCGGACGCGTTCGCCGCCGCGCACCCGTCACTGCCCGACCTGCTCGACGACGGCGAGGCCACGCAGACGCTGACGCTCGCCGCCGAACGCGCCCGCCGCGAGCTCACCGACAGCACGGCCACGACCGCGCGGATCGAGCACGCCGGCGCGAAGCTCGACGTCGAGCTGACCCGCGCCGAGCTCGAGCGGCTGACCGGGGGCCTGCTCGACCGCACGATCACCCTCACGAAGGCCGCGGTCGAGGCCGCGCGGGCCCGCGGGGTGCGTGGCGTCGACCGGGTGCTGCTCGTCGGTGGCGCCTCGCGGATGCCGGCGGTGGGCCGGCGGCTGTCGGAGGAGTTCGGCGTCCCGGTCGAGCTCTCCGACCCCGACCTGGCGGTCGCGCGGGGTGCCGCCCTGTACGGCGAGAAGAAGGCGCTCGAACGCCTCGTCATCAACGACCTGGTGACCCGTGGCCAGCTGCCCGACGGCGCCGGCGTCGACGCCGCCGACCAGGCCGACCTGGAGGCCGCCTGCGGCCGGCTGGCCGAGGCGCTGGGCCTGCCCGCAGCGCGGGTTCGCCGCACCGTCGAGGTGCAGGTCGTCAACGTCATCTCGCGCGGCTTCGGGGTGCTCGCGCTCGACCGGTTCGGCGACCACGGCGCGGTCTTCCTGGTGCACCGCAACGACCGGCTGCCGGTGATCGTGCGCCGGCCGTTCGGCACGGTGCGCGACGACCAGGACGCCGTCACCGTCTACGTCGTCGAGCAGGCGGGCGGCACCGAGTCCCGCCGGATCGAGGACAACAAGATCATTGCCGCGGCCGAGATCATCGGCATCCCGCCGGGCTACCCCGCCGGCACCGAGATCGAGATCACTTTCCGGATGGGCTTCGACGGGATGCTGGAGGTCACCGCCCGGCACGAGGGGCTGGCCGACCAGCCGCTGACCGTGCGGGTGGAGACGTCCGCGGCGCTGAGCCAGGCCGACGTCGCCAGGGAACGCGAACAGGTCGCGCGGGCACGGCGCTCCAGGGATGCCGGCCGGGCCGCCAAGCCCGGCGAGAAGCCCGGCGGCAGCCCCGACCCCGGCGGCCCGGGGCCGGGCTTCGGGCGCGGCGGACTCGGCGGTCCGCCGACCGGATGGACCTGACCATGCGGCCGTTCGACGCCAACGACTACCGCAGCCGGGTGCTCGCGCCCATCCACGCCCGGGGCGGCGCGGAGCACAGTGACCCGTTCGAGATCTACGACATACCGCTGGAAGACGTCGCCGCCCTCGACGACGCGGCCGTCACCGCCCGGATCGACGAGGTCTGGGCGTTCTGGCAGCGCAGCCGCGACCATCCCCGCTACCGGGGCGTCGTGCTCGCCCTGCTGGCCCGGCACAGCGAGCTCACGGAGGCGCTGAGGACCCGCGCGGCCCGCACGGAGCTCGCCGCGCGGGTGGCCCAGGCCAGGGCGGAACGCGAGGACGGTCGGTTCGCCGCCGTGGACGCGGCCGTGGCGCGGCTCGTCGAGCGGTTCGGCGGGCTGCCCGAGGACAAGATCCCGGGCCTGCGGAAGATCGCCAGGGACGCCGGCCTCGGCGACGACGAGTTCGAGCGGCGCATCGCGCGCCACCGCCGGGTCGGGGCCGGCGCGGCCGAGCGCACCACCCGGCGGCCGGTGCCGCCGGAGGTGCTCCGCCAGGTCCGCTCGGACCTCGACGAGCTGGGCCGGATCGTCGGCGAGGACCCGCCGCGCAGCCTGTTCGAGCTGCTCGGCGTGCCCCCGGGCACCGACCGGGACGCGATCCGCGCGATGCGCGACGAGGCCCTCGCCCGCAACCGCGCCCGCCGGCCCGACCGGCGCCGCGCCCTGCTGGACGACCTGCTCGCCGCCGTGACCAACCTGCTCGTCGACGGCGACCCCGAGGCGTACCTCGACGGGCTCGCCGCGGCGGCGGCCGACCTGCTGCGGCCGCGGCTGGCGGCCGCGGTGCTGGTCGAGGACCGGCTGCTGCCGGCCGACGCCGCCGCGCTGGTCACAGCCGCGCAGGCTGAGGGGCTCGACCCAGCCCGGGCGGCCGCGGTCGTGCGGGCGCTTGCCCGCGAGGCCGGCGTCGACGACGCGGGCGTCGCCACTCCGGCCGACAGCCGGGACACCCGGCGGGCCGATTCCCGCGCGGGACCCCGCGCCGGCGCGCGAACGACGCCGCCCGTGCTCACGACGCCCTCCGTGCCCCCGGCGCGAGGCGGGTCGGACGACTGGACGGGCGCCGACCCGCCACCCGACTGGCGCGACGCGCTCACCCTGGCCCGGACGGCGCTGGCGGCCGGTACGCCGATCGCGGCCAGCGACCAGCTCGCGCGCGCCCTGGAGATCGCCGGCAGCGCGCTGCCGCCGATCCGCTCGCTCGGCGACGAGATCGAGACGGCCATCCGGCGTGCCGGCGAGCGATGGGCGGAGCTGGCCCGGGCCGTCGCGGACCGACGCCTGGCGCAGGCCAGGCGGCTGGCCGCCGACCTCGCCAGGACCGGGCGGGACGTACCCGGTCCCGACGGGGCGGAGCTCACCACCGTGACCGAGGCCATCGAAGCCGGCCACCGCCGCGCCGACGAGCTGCTCGCGTCCGCGGCCACGACCGCGCCGGCCGAACGCGCCGCCCTGGCGCTCGCGGCGCTCGACCTCGTCGCGGACTCCGCCGAGGCGCGTGACCTGCTCGCCGAGAACCTCGCCCCGCCGACGGCGCTGGTCGTCATCCGCGGCTCGGGCGCCGTCGAGATCCGGTGGGCGCCGTCCGCAACGCCCGCGGCGCGCTACCGGGTCACCCGCGTCGGCGCCGACGGCGCGACCCGCACCGTCGGCATGACCGAGGCGACCTTCATCGAGGACGGCGGGGTCCCGGCCGGCGCCGAGCTACCGGGCTACGAGGTCCGCGCCGGCGTCGGCGGTGCCTGGTCGCGACCCGCCGTCTGGCCGACCCCCACCGGCGCGGCCGACGACCGGTCGCCGGGCGCGCTGACCGAACAGACCGGGAGTACGTCCGGCACGGCTGGCACGTCCGGCGCCGCCGCCGGCGCGCCGCCTGAGGCCGCGGACGACGACCGGACCCAGCTGATCGCGCGCACGCCCGCCGACGCCCTGGAGCCGGCGCGTGACCTCGCCATCGTCGCGGGCAGGCTGCGGTGGACCTGGCCGGACGGCTGCACCGAGGTCATCGTGACCTGGCGCCAGGACGCCCCGCCCATCGCCGCGAACGACCCGGTGGCCCAGTCCCGCAAGGTCACCAACACCCGCTACGAGCTCGACGGCGGCTTCACCCTGCCCGCCACGCGCCCCCTGCACGTCGCCGTCTTCGGCTGCCTGCGCGACCCCGCCGGCCGCCTCGTCGTCGCCTCGACCGCCTCCCCCGACGCGCGCCGCCACCTCCCGGCCCGCGACCGCCTCTGACCCGTCGGTAGGGCTAGAGATCGAGCAGGGGGTCCAGGCCGACGGTGAGGCCGGGGCGGGTCGGGATCTGGCGGACGGCCAGCAGGACGCCTGGCATGAAGGACGTCCGGTCGAGGGAGTCGTGGCGGATGGTCAGGGTCTCGCCCGAGCCGCCGAGGAGAACCTCCTGATGGGCCACCAGGCCGCTGAGCCGGACCGCGTGTACCGGGACGCCGTCGACGGTGGCGCCGCGGGCGCCGTCCAGCGCGGTGGTGGTCGCGTCCGGCCCACCCGGGTGCAGACCCGCCTCGCGGCGGGCGGCGGCGACCAGCTCGGCGGTGCGCCGGGCGGTGCCGCTCGGCGCGTCGACCTTGTTCGGATGGTGCAGCTCGATGATCTCGACGGACTCGAAGAACCGGGCGGCCTGAGCGGCGAAACGCATCATGAGGACCGCCGCGATGCCGAAGTTCGGCGCCACCAGCACGCCGATCCCCGGGTTCGCCGCGAGCCAGCCCCGCACGGTCGCGAGGCGATCATCGTCGAACCCGGTGGTGCCGACCACCGCGTGCAGGCCGTTCTCCACGCACCAGCGCAGGTTGTCCATCACCGCGCCCGGGTGGGTGAAGTCGACGACCACCTCCGCCTTGGTCAGTGGCGAGCGGTCCTCGGCGGCGTCGACGGCGGCGACGAGCGCCAGGTCGTCGGCGGCCTCGACCGCCGCGCATACGGTCGCGCCCATCCGCCCGCGAGCCCCGAGCACACCCACATTGATCATTACCGGACCACCTGTCGCCCAGCGCGGGCGCATCCACGGGCCCGCCTCACCCCGTCAGCGTAGCGACCTGGCGGGGGAGCATCCGATCTTGCGCGCTAGGAGACCAGCGCGGTGAAGTCGTTGTCGTTCTTGAAGGGGCCGATGACGCCCAGGCCCCATGGCTGCGCGACGAGCTCGCCGGCGATCGCCTGGACCTCCTGGAGGGTCACCGCGTCCACCCGCTCGAGCACCTGGTCGACGGAGAGCAGCTCGCCGTGGACGAGCTCGCCCTTCCCAAGCCGGCTCATCCGCGAGCCGGTGTCCTCCAGCCCGAGGACGAGCGAGCCGCGGGTCTGGCCACGGGCCCGGTCGAGCTCGGCCGGGGTGATGCCGTGCTCCGCGATCCGGCGGACCTCGTCGCGGCAGATCTCCAGCACCTCGCGGGCCCGCTTGGGCGTGCAGCCGGCGTAAAGGCCGAACAGGCCGGCGTCGGCGAAGTGCGAGGCGAACGAGTAGACGGAGTAGGCGAGGCCCCGCTTCTCGCGCACCTCCTGGAACAGCCGCGAGCTCATGCCGCCGCCGAGCGCCGTCGAGAGCAGGCCGAGGGCGAACCGGCGCGGGTCCCGCCGGGACATCCCCGCGGTGCCGAGCACGACGTTGGCCTGCTCGGTCGGCCGGCGCGAGACCAGCAGACCGGGCTTGCCCGGGTAGCCGTAGGCGCCGCCGCGCGGCCCGGCGGCGTCCGCGGGGCCGGAGAGCTTCTCGGCGAACGCCTCGGCGACCAGCGCGAGCGTCCGGTCGTGGTCGATGTTGCCCGCGATCGCGACCACGAGGGCCGGCGGGGCGTAACGGGCGCGGTAGTAGTCGGCGATCGTGTCCCGGCCGAGCGACTCGATCGAGGCGATCGTGCCGAGCACCGGCCGGCCGAGCGACGACGAGCCGAGCACGGCCTCGGCGAAGACGTCGTGGACGACGTCGCCGGGGTCGTCCTCGTGCATGGCGATCTCCTCGAGGATCACGCCACGCTCGGCCTCGACGTCATCCGCGGTGATCAGCGAGTTCGCGACCATGTCGCACACGACGTCGATCGCCATCGGCAGGTCCTCGTCGAGGACCCGCGCGTAGTAGCAGGTGTACTCCTTGGCGGTGAAGGCGTTGAGGTCGCCGCCGACCGCCTCGACCGAGGCGCTGATGGCGAGCGCGTCCCGGCTCGGCGTGCCCTTGAACAGCAGATGCTCCAGGAAGTGCGAGCAGCCGGCCGTCGCCGGGTCCTCGTCTCGCGAGCCGACGCCCACCCAGATGCCCACCGCCGCGGACCGAACGCCGGGGATGTGCTCGGTAAGCACCCGCAGACCGCCGGGCAGGACCGTGCGCCGCACGGCCCCGGCCAGCAGCTGTTCGGTCGGCTGCCCGGAGAGCAGCGCCGCGGCCCGCGTGGGCGGGACCTGGGTCGTGTCGGTCTGCGTCACAGCCTCTACCTTGGTCACTCCGCTGGGTCCGGCGGGCCGTCCGCCCCTGCCGGCATGAGGATCATCCATCGAGCGAGCCCGACACGAAAGCAAAGCTCCTCATTCCGGGGGACATTCCGGAAGGAGAGGCGACATGGCCACCCGTGGCCGGTCCGCGGCTGCGGACCGGCGACGGGCAGGCGCACGGCGCGTCAATCTGTCACGCGCTGGCCGTGGCGTTCTCCTCGGCCGCGGGCGACAGGCTGATCTTGCCTCGGCTGTCGATCTCGGTGATCTCGACCTGCAGCTTCTGGCCGACGTTGAGCACGTCCTCGACCTTCTCGACCCGCTTGCCGCCGGAGAGCTGCTTGAGCTTGCTGACGTGCAGCAGCCCGTCCTTGCCCGGGGTGAGCGACACGAAGGCGCCGAAGTTCGTGATCTTCACGATCGTGCCGAGGTAGCGCTCGCCGATCTCGGGCATCTGCGGGTTGGCGATCGCGTTGATGGCACTGCGCGCCGTCTCCGCCGACGTACCGTCGGCCGCGCCGATGTAGATCGTGCCGTCGTCCTCGACGGTGATCTCGGCGCCGCTGTCGGCCTGGATCTGGTTGATCATCTTGCCCTTCGGGCCGATGACCTCGCCGATCTTGTCCACCGGGATCTTCACCGAGATGACCCGCGGGGCGTGCTCGGACATCTCGTCCGGCCCCTCGATGGCCTCGGCCATGACGTCCAGGATCGCGAACCGAGCGGCCCGGGCCTGCTGCAGCGCCCCCGCCAGCACGTTCGCCGGGATGCCGTCCAGCTTGGTGTCCAGCTGCAGCGCGGTGACGAAGTCCCGGGTGCCGGCGACCTTGAAGTCCATGTCGCCGTAGGCGTCCTCGGCCCCGAGGATGTCGGTCAGCGTGACGTAGCTGTCACCCTCGCGGATGAGGCCCATCGCGATGCCCGCGACCGGCGCCCGCAGCGGCACACCGGCGTTGAGCAGCGACAGCGTGCTCGCGCACACCGAGCCCATCGACGTCGAGCCGTTGGAGCTGAGCGCCTCGGAGACCTGGCGGATCGCGTAGGGGAACTCCTCGCGACTCGGCAGCACCGGCAGCAGCGCCCGCTCGGCGAGCGCGCCATGGCCGATCTCGCGGCGCTTCGGCGAGCCGACCCGACCGGTCTCGCCGGTCGAGTACGGCGGGAAGTTGTAGTTGTGCATGTAGCGCTTGGTGCGATCCGGGTTGAGCGTGTCGACGGTCTGCTCCATCCGGAGCATCGCCAGCGTGGTGACGCCCAGGATCTGGGTCTCGCCCCGCTCGAACAGCGCCGAGCCGTGCACCCGCGGCACGTAGTCGACCTCGGCCGACAGCGCGCGGATCTCGGTGGTGCTGCGGCCGTCGATGCGCAGGCCGTCCTCGACGACCCGCCTGCGGACCAGCTTCTTGGTCAGCGCGCGGTACGCCGCGCCGATCTCCTTGTCCCTGCCGTCGAACTGCGAGCCGACCTTCTCGACCGCGAGCGCCTTGACCCGGTCGAGCTCGTTCTCGCGCTCTTGCTTGCCGGCGATCCGCAGCGCCGCGGCGAGCTCGTCGCCGACGGCCGCGGTGAGCACCTCGAGCACGTCGTCGCCGTAGTCCAGGAACACCGGGTACTCGCGGACCGGCTTGGCCGCGGAGGCGGCCAGCTCGCGCTGGGCGCGGCACAGCTCGCGGATCGCGGGCTTGGCGGCCTCGAGGCCCGCCGCGACGATCTCCTCGGTCGGCGCCGGGGCGCCGCCCTCGACCAGCGCCACCGTGCCCGGCGTCGCCTCCGCCTCGACCATCATGATCGCGACGTCGGAGTCGTCCTCCAGGACGCGCCCGGCGACGACCATGTCGAAGGTCGCGCGGGCGAGCTCGGTGTGCGTCGGGAACGCCACCCACTGGCCGTCGACGTAGCCGACCCGGGTCGCGCCGACCGGGCCGGTGAACGGCAGGCCGGCGAGCAGCGTCGACGCGCTGGCCGCGTTGATCGCGACCACGTCGTAGAGCGTGTCCGGGTCGAGCGCGAGCACGGTCTCGACGACCTGGATCTCGTTGCGCAGGCCCTTGGCGAACGACGGGCGCAGCGGCCGGTCGATCAGCCGGCAGGTCAGGATCGCGTCCTCGCTGGGCCGGCCCTCGCGGCGGAAGAACGAGCCGGGAATGCGCCCGGCCGCGTACATCCGCTCCTCGACGTCGACCGTCAGCGGGAAGAAGTCCAGGTTCTCCTTGGGCTGCTTGCTGACCGTCGTTGCGGACAGCACCATCGTGTCGCCCAGGTAGGCGACCACGGAGCCCGCGGCCTGCTTGGCCAGCCGGCCGGTCTCGAACCGGATCGTCCGGGCGCCCAGCGGGGTGTTGACGACCGCCTCGGTCGCCGTTGTCGAGTCATCCACTCGTTTGTCCTCCATCCTCTTCGCCTGCCCGGTACGAGGCGTGGGGATGCCGGTGCTCAGTCGTCGCCCTCGGGATACCCGCTTCGGCCTGGTGGCCATGCGGGGCCCGGGAGTCACGACCGAGGACCGGCGACTCGCGCCGCCTCGAACCCGGTCAGGTCCTCCGCCACGTCGAGAGACCCTCCCTCGACGCCAGAGGGAGCGGCCCGATGGACCACTCCCTCTGCCCTGCTATCGGCGCAGACCCAGTCTTTCGATCAGCGCTCGGTACCGGCCGATGTCCGTCTTCTGCAGGTAGTTCAGCAGTCGACGGCGCCGCCCGACCAACAGGAGCAGGCCACGGCGGCTGTGGTGATCGTGCTTGTGCATCTTCAGGTGCTCGGTCAGGTCACTGATCCGTCGGGTCAGCATCGCGACCTGCACCTCGGGTGAGCCCGTGTCGTGCTCCACCGTCGCGTACTCGGTCATGATCTTTTGCTTCACGTCGCTGGAAAGCGGCACGATCCACCTTCATCTTTCGTGCGGGGTGGCGCGCTCGGGGTCTTGGTCACCCGAGCAGAGCGGAGTTCCAAGTGCTGTGGGTCCCTCGTGGATCCCTCGTACCGAAGATCCCAGTGTGAGATCCCAGTGCGAGACCCCCGCGAGGAGTCCCCAGCGCTGAGAACACACCACTCCCGTCTTGACTACGCAGCCTATCAACTCCGGGGAACCGACCTGCTACCCAGCATCCCCACCGAGCCCTGGCCGTGCCCTGGCCCGAGTCCTCGCCGAGCCCCGACCGGGCTCAGCGTCCCCGGCCGGGTCAGGTGGAGGTGGTCGCGGTGCGGGTGGCCTCGACGTCCAGGGCTATCTGGTCGACGAGCTCCGCGACCGAGTCGAACTGGAGCGTCGGGCGCAGCAGCGTGACGAACTCGAAGGCCATGTACTCGCCATACAGGTCTTCGTCGAAGTCCAGCAGGAAGGCCTCCACCCGCCGGTCGCGGCCGGCGAAGGTCGGGTTCGTCCCGATCGAGATGGCCGCCGGCTGGCGCCGGCCCCGCCAGCAGGCGAACCCCGCGTACACGCCGTCGGCCGGGATGGCGGCCCACGGTGTCACCTGCAGGTTCGCCGTCGGGTAGCCGATCGTGCGCCCGCGCGCGTCACCGTGCACGACGACGCCTTCGACGCGGTGCAGCCGGCCGAGGCCGTGGGCCGCGCCGGCGACGTCACCCTCGGCGACCTGCGTGCGGATGTGGGTCGAGGACACCACCACCGCACCCTCGGGCTCGTCCTCGCTCAGCAACGACACACTTTCGACCTCGAAGCCGAGCTCGGCGCCGGAGCGGACGAGCGTGTCCATCTTGCCGGCGGCCCGGTGGCCGTAGGTGAAGTTCTGGCCGACGACGACCGCCCTGGCGCGCAGCGTCTCGGCGAGGATCTTCGCGGCGAACTCGTCCGCGGTCACCTCACTGAACTCCAGCGTGAACGGCTGGACGCACAGCGCGTCGATGCCGATGGCGGCGAGCAGCTCGGCCTTGAACTCCAGCGTGGTCAGCAGCGCGGGATGGCTGCCGGGGCGCACGACCTCGGCGGGATGCGGGTCGAAGGTGAGCACCAGC
Above is a window of Pseudofrankia saprophytica DNA encoding:
- a CDS encoding bifunctional riboflavin kinase/FAD synthetase, with protein sequence MRWWRGLDNTPVDWRGGVVTIGFFDGVHLGHRKIIGLAVERARALGVPSLVLTFDPHPAEVVRPGSHPALLTTLEFKAELLAAIGIDALCVQPFTLEFSEVTADEFAAKILAETLRARAVVVGQNFTYGHRAAGKMDTLVRSGAELGFEVESVSLLSEDEPEGAVVVSSTHIRTQVAEGDVAGAAHGLGRLHRVEGVVVHGDARGRTIGYPTANLQVTPWAAIPADGVYAGFACWRGRRQPAAISIGTNPTFAGRDRRVEAFLLDFDEDLYGEYMAFEFVTLLRPTLQFDSVAELVDQIALDVEATRTATTST
- the rpsO gene encoding 30S ribosomal protein S15; its protein translation is MPLSSDVKQKIMTEYATVEHDTGSPEVQVAMLTRRISDLTEHLKMHKHDHHSRRGLLLLVGRRRRLLNYLQKTDIGRYRALIERLGLRR
- a CDS encoding polyribonucleotide nucleotidyltransferase: MDDSTTATEAVVNTPLGARTIRFETGRLAKQAAGSVVAYLGDTMVLSATTVSKQPKENLDFFPLTVDVEERMYAAGRIPGSFFRREGRPSEDAILTCRLIDRPLRPSFAKGLRNEIQVVETVLALDPDTLYDVVAINAASASTLLAGLPFTGPVGATRVGYVDGQWVAFPTHTELARATFDMVVAGRVLEDDSDVAIMMVEAEATPGTVALVEGGAPAPTEEIVAAGLEAAKPAIRELCRAQRELAASAAKPVREYPVFLDYGDDVLEVLTAAVGDELAAALRIAGKQERENELDRVKALAVEKVGSQFDGRDKEIGAAYRALTKKLVRRRVVEDGLRIDGRSTTEIRALSAEVDYVPRVHGSALFERGETQILGVTTLAMLRMEQTVDTLNPDRTKRYMHNYNFPPYSTGETGRVGSPKRREIGHGALAERALLPVLPSREEFPYAIRQVSEALSSNGSTSMGSVCASTLSLLNAGVPLRAPVAGIAMGLIREGDSYVTLTDILGAEDAYGDMDFKVAGTRDFVTALQLDTKLDGIPANVLAGALQQARAARFAILDVMAEAIEGPDEMSEHAPRVISVKIPVDKIGEVIGPKGKMINQIQADSGAEITVEDDGTIYIGAADGTSAETARSAINAIANPQMPEIGERYLGTIVKITNFGAFVSLTPGKDGLLHVSKLKQLSGGKRVEKVEDVLNVGQKLQVEITEIDSRGKISLSPAAEENATASA